The following proteins are encoded in a genomic region of Variovorax paradoxus:
- a CDS encoding flavin reductase family protein: MYSWALITGDAAETVDARQLRQALGAFPTGVCLVTTTTPDGKREGMTINSFASVSLDPPLILWSIRDDTRSADAFLAARPFNLSVLTAGQRDLAWHFAKPAADKFERFADAFETAPNGCARLIESVATFECSTYSRHREGDHTIILGRVDRFSRTDTPPLLFHSGQMGSLWELAETLARPR; the protein is encoded by the coding sequence ATGTACTCCTGGGCTCTCATTACGGGCGATGCGGCCGAGACGGTCGATGCCCGCCAACTGCGGCAGGCGCTCGGCGCCTTCCCCACGGGGGTGTGCCTCGTGACCACCACGACGCCCGACGGCAAGCGCGAGGGCATGACGATCAACTCGTTCGCTTCGGTATCGCTGGATCCACCGCTGATTCTGTGGAGCATCCGCGACGACACCCGCAGCGCCGATGCATTTCTTGCGGCACGGCCGTTCAACCTCAGCGTGCTGACCGCCGGGCAGCGGGACCTGGCCTGGCATTTCGCCAAGCCCGCGGCGGACAAGTTCGAACGCTTCGCCGACGCATTCGAGACCGCGCCCAACGGATGTGCGAGGCTCATCGAGAGCGTCGCGACTTTCGAATGCTCGACCTACTCGCGCCATCGGGAGGGCGATCACACGATCATCCTCGGGCGTGTGGACCGCTTCTCGCGGACGGACACGCCGCCCTTGCTTTTTCATTCGGGGCAGATGGGGTCGCTGTGGGAACTTGCCGAAACCCTGGCGCGGCCCCGATGA
- a CDS encoding acyl-CoA dehydrogenase family protein → MTDTANPFAQLDRVDLPAPGRKSPVKDAPPIEKIAASASNLLPMLRARAQRTEQDRRVSEETTQAFHDAGFFRLMQPARYGGYEYGFTAFIDVVSELARGCTSSSWGCSLGAIHQWLVAIFPEEAQDDVWRKDPSAIVCGSYAPATMAEKVHGGYVVQGKWLFASNVDNSQWALLGVQFPPEEKGAPPTAGFLLAPRSDWSIEDNWHVAGQAGTGSKAIVIDTPTFIPGHRKLTFAEASSNSPPGAKVNTNPIYRIPFLSAVPVCLVSPIIGTAQGAVDELIELASSRVTRGAVAGGGSRLSEFFPVQSRLAEASASVDAARLLLYRDTAQVEQMALDGHVISIEQRIRNRRDHAFAARLSRDAVEAVFASVGGAGLSLNQPIQRMWRDTNAISRHISLNWDAVSSMVGQYLLGLEPKGQY, encoded by the coding sequence ATGACCGACACTGCGAACCCGTTTGCCCAGCTAGACCGCGTGGACCTTCCCGCTCCAGGCCGAAAGTCACCCGTGAAGGATGCGCCTCCGATCGAAAAAATAGCTGCATCTGCAAGCAATCTGCTTCCAATGCTTCGCGCCCGCGCCCAGCGCACCGAACAGGACCGCCGCGTGTCCGAGGAAACGACGCAGGCGTTCCACGACGCGGGCTTCTTCAGGCTGATGCAGCCTGCGCGCTATGGCGGCTACGAGTACGGGTTTACCGCCTTCATCGACGTGGTCAGCGAGCTGGCACGGGGCTGCACTTCGTCGTCGTGGGGCTGCTCCCTGGGCGCCATCCACCAGTGGCTGGTGGCGATCTTTCCGGAGGAGGCGCAGGACGACGTCTGGCGCAAGGACCCGAGCGCGATTGTTTGCGGCTCGTATGCCCCGGCGACCATGGCCGAGAAGGTCCACGGCGGCTACGTCGTGCAAGGCAAATGGCTCTTCGCGTCCAACGTGGACAACTCGCAGTGGGCCCTGCTGGGCGTTCAGTTTCCGCCCGAAGAAAAGGGCGCCCCGCCGACCGCGGGCTTCCTGCTCGCGCCGCGATCGGACTGGTCGATCGAAGACAACTGGCACGTCGCCGGCCAGGCGGGCACGGGATCGAAGGCGATCGTCATCGACACGCCCACCTTCATTCCGGGGCACCGCAAGCTGACATTCGCGGAGGCTTCCTCCAACTCCCCGCCGGGCGCCAAGGTCAACACGAACCCGATCTACCGCATCCCTTTTCTTTCGGCGGTGCCGGTCTGCCTCGTGTCGCCGATCATCGGCACGGCGCAAGGCGCGGTCGACGAACTGATCGAGCTGGCCAGCTCACGGGTGACTCGGGGGGCCGTCGCCGGAGGCGGAAGCCGGCTCAGCGAGTTCTTTCCCGTGCAGTCGCGCCTGGCCGAGGCCTCGGCGAGCGTCGATGCGGCGCGGCTTCTTCTCTACCGCGACACCGCGCAGGTGGAGCAGATGGCGCTCGACGGGCACGTCATCAGCATCGAACAACGAATCCGCAATCGGCGCGACCATGCTTTTGCCGCGCGCCTCTCGCGCGATGCCGTCGAAGCGGTGTTCGCCAGCGTGGGAGGCGCGGGCCTGTCGCTGAACCAGCCGATTCAGCGCATGTGGCGCGACACGAATGCGATCTCGCGCCACATCAGCCTCAACTGGGACGCGGTCTCTTCGATGGTGGGCCAGTACCTGCTCGGCCTCGAGCCCAAGGGCCAGTACTGA
- a CDS encoding MarR family winged helix-turn-helix transcriptional regulator: protein MARTKSPEEKPRKARKADAETLPKLNAAADKSADHDLERAIPYLLARAGMRMGQSFSKELKQFKLSLTEWRVCVALHHKAHQRLSDLALHTSTDPSTLSRVVDGLLQRGVLVRDRSDEDARALALSLTPAGRDLTLRIIPLAQVYERVSLSGLSVAQAESLRDMLRMVYDNLAVLDNE, encoded by the coding sequence ATGGCCAGAACAAAATCACCCGAGGAGAAGCCTCGGAAGGCACGCAAGGCTGACGCTGAAACGCTTCCAAAATTGAATGCAGCCGCAGATAAATCGGCAGATCACGACCTGGAGCGAGCCATTCCCTACCTGCTTGCACGCGCAGGTATGAGAATGGGCCAGTCGTTCAGCAAGGAACTCAAGCAGTTCAAGCTCTCGCTGACCGAGTGGCGCGTCTGCGTCGCGCTGCATCACAAGGCGCACCAGCGGCTTTCCGACCTCGCGTTGCATACCTCGACGGACCCCTCCACGCTGTCGCGGGTGGTCGACGGCCTTTTGCAGCGCGGCGTGCTGGTGCGCGATCGATCGGACGAGGATGCCCGCGCGCTCGCGCTGAGCCTGACCCCGGCGGGCCGCGATCTCACGTTGCGCATCATTCCGCTGGCCCAGGTGTACGAGCGCGTGTCGTTGTCGGGACTGAGCGTGGCGCAAGCCGAATCCCTCCGGGACATGCTTCGGATGGTCTACGACAACCTGGCGGTCCTGGACAACGAATGA
- a CDS encoding LysR family transcriptional regulator, with protein sequence MNINSIDLNLFLVFQAIYATRSVTLAGDRLGMTQSAVSNALKRMRERFNDALFVRSTDGMVPTPVAERLIAPIEEGIACLVQAVDQGRTFEPETSSRTFRIAVNDIGQLVMVPELLSVARGIAPGVRFETVDVSMAEARQRMLHGQIDIALGSWEPMGPSFYQQRLFDETFVVLMSKASSLGAFESIELDDYLAAEHIAYRPQGTTDSQLQQTLDRAGALDRRQVVLTAAHSLGLSSIVATSGLLLTAPARLAKAMVASRADLHSVDAPFAVTPFEIRQQWHERFHQDSGNRWLRELIFGLFHERSSREPAPQARNK encoded by the coding sequence ATGAACATCAACTCCATCGACCTGAATCTTTTCCTGGTGTTCCAGGCGATCTACGCCACGCGCAGCGTCACGCTCGCGGGCGACCGCCTCGGCATGACGCAGTCCGCGGTCAGCAACGCGCTCAAGCGCATGCGCGAACGCTTCAACGACGCGCTCTTCGTGCGGTCGACGGACGGCATGGTCCCCACCCCCGTCGCCGAGCGCCTGATCGCTCCGATCGAGGAAGGAATCGCCTGCCTGGTGCAGGCTGTCGACCAAGGCCGCACATTCGAGCCGGAGACTTCGAGCCGCACATTCCGGATCGCGGTCAACGACATCGGGCAACTGGTCATGGTGCCCGAGCTGCTTTCGGTTGCGCGCGGCATCGCGCCCGGGGTCCGCTTCGAGACCGTGGACGTCTCCATGGCTGAAGCCCGGCAGCGAATGCTCCACGGACAGATCGACATCGCGCTGGGCAGCTGGGAACCGATGGGACCGTCGTTTTACCAGCAGCGGCTGTTCGACGAGACATTCGTCGTGTTGATGTCGAAGGCGTCCTCGCTGGGCGCCTTCGAGAGCATCGAGCTCGACGACTATCTCGCGGCGGAACACATCGCGTACCGGCCTCAGGGAACCACCGACTCGCAGCTCCAGCAAACCCTGGACAGGGCGGGCGCGCTCGATCGGCGGCAGGTTGTTCTCACCGCCGCCCACTCGCTGGGCCTGTCGTCGATCGTCGCCACGTCGGGCCTGCTGCTGACCGCGCCGGCTCGCCTCGCCAAGGCGATGGTGGCGTCACGCGCGGATCTGCACAGCGTCGACGCCCCCTTCGCGGTCACGCCCTTCGAAATTCGCCAGCAGTGGCACGAGCGGTTTCATCAAGACAGCGGCAACCGCTGGCTGCGCGAGCTGATCTTCGGTCTCTTTCATGAACGATCGAGCCGCGAACCTGCACCGCAAGCGCGGAACAAGTGA
- a CDS encoding maleylacetate reductase, with protein MNRFVYTANPSRIVFGPDSIDQLPAEIERLGARRALVLCTPGQRDQAQAIADRLPGRIALIFDEAVMHVPVETARKARALASELKADCALAIGGGSTIGLGKAIALEAGLPIIAVPTTYAGSEVTPIYGITEAGLKKTGRDPRVLPRVVVYDPKLTLSLPMDLTVTSAINAMAHAAEGLYAHDGNPVISLMAEEGIRACAASLQPLRDNPRDLPARSLALYGAWLCGTVLGAVSMGLHHKLCHTLGGTFDLPHAQVHTVVLPHALRYNADAAPEAMARIAKALGVADAPTGIFELARTHGAPVSLRAIGMPADGLEQAAELAAANQYPNPRPLERVALRALLDHALEGAPPTP; from the coding sequence ATGAACCGCTTCGTCTACACCGCGAACCCCTCGCGCATTGTTTTCGGCCCCGACAGCATCGACCAGCTTCCGGCGGAAATCGAACGCCTGGGCGCCAGGCGTGCGCTCGTCCTGTGCACGCCCGGCCAGCGCGATCAGGCGCAAGCCATAGCCGACCGGCTTCCCGGCCGCATCGCGTTGATCTTCGATGAAGCGGTCATGCACGTGCCGGTCGAGACCGCGCGCAAGGCACGCGCACTGGCTTCGGAGCTCAAGGCCGACTGTGCGCTGGCGATCGGCGGCGGCTCCACCATCGGGCTCGGCAAGGCCATCGCGCTGGAGGCGGGCCTGCCGATCATCGCCGTGCCGACGACGTATGCGGGAAGCGAAGTGACGCCCATCTACGGCATCACGGAAGCAGGCCTCAAGAAGACCGGCCGCGACCCGCGCGTGCTTCCGCGCGTGGTGGTGTACGACCCCAAGCTCACGCTGTCGCTGCCCATGGACCTGACGGTCACGAGCGCGATCAATGCCATGGCGCATGCCGCGGAAGGCCTGTACGCGCACGATGGAAATCCGGTGATCTCGTTGATGGCCGAAGAGGGAATCCGCGCTTGCGCGGCGTCGCTGCAGCCACTCCGGGACAATCCGCGCGATCTGCCGGCGCGCAGCCTGGCCCTCTACGGCGCCTGGCTGTGCGGCACGGTGCTCGGTGCCGTGTCGATGGGCCTGCACCACAAGCTGTGCCACACGCTGGGCGGCACGTTCGACCTGCCGCATGCGCAGGTGCATACGGTGGTTCTTCCGCATGCGCTCCGGTACAACGCGGACGCGGCGCCCGAAGCCATGGCCCGCATTGCGAAGGCGCTGGGCGTCGCGGACGCGCCCACTGGGATTTTCGAACTGGCAAGAACGCATGGCGCCCCCGTGTCGCTGAGGGCGATCGGCATGCCCGCCGACGGGCTCGAACAAGCGGCCGAACTGGCAGCGGCGAATCAGTACCCGAACCCGCGGCCGCTCGAGCGAGTGGCGCTGCGCGCCTTGCTGGACCACGCACTCGAAGGCGCGCCGCCCACGCCTTGA
- a CDS encoding intradiol ring-cleavage dioxygenase produces MIDIDEWTITSAALKAHSATLDPRLKTVMDSLVRHLHDFAREVQLTETEWSRGIDFLTGVGKITDDKRQEFILLSDVLGLSTLVTAQCNRRPTGCTEATVFGPFYVPDAPAYDNGDDISNGASGEPCFVGGTIRGIGGEPIADASIDVWQSDDEGWYDVQRPELDHAQGRGHLASLEDGRYHFKSIVAVPYAIPHDGPVGQMLEKLGRHPWRPAHLHFMIKAPGYQTLITHVFRAGGSYLNSDAVFGVRSSLIADWKRHEPGIAPDGTRVEVPFYTLDYDFVLNKAPKD; encoded by the coding sequence ATGATCGACATCGACGAATGGACCATCACCAGCGCGGCCTTGAAGGCGCACAGCGCAACGCTCGATCCGCGCCTGAAGACCGTGATGGACAGCCTGGTGCGGCATCTTCACGACTTCGCGCGCGAGGTGCAGCTCACCGAAACCGAGTGGTCCCGCGGCATCGACTTTCTGACGGGTGTCGGAAAGATCACGGACGACAAGCGCCAGGAGTTCATCTTGTTGTCCGACGTGCTGGGTCTTTCGACGCTCGTCACCGCGCAGTGCAACCGGCGCCCCACCGGATGCACCGAGGCGACCGTCTTCGGGCCCTTCTACGTACCCGATGCCCCGGCGTACGACAACGGCGACGACATCTCCAACGGCGCGAGCGGTGAACCCTGCTTCGTCGGAGGAACCATCCGAGGCATCGGCGGCGAGCCGATCGCCGACGCGAGCATCGACGTCTGGCAATCCGACGATGAAGGCTGGTACGACGTGCAGCGCCCCGAGCTGGACCATGCACAGGGCCGAGGCCATCTGGCCAGCCTGGAGGACGGGCGCTATCACTTCAAATCCATCGTGGCCGTGCCCTACGCGATTCCCCATGACGGACCGGTCGGCCAGATGCTGGAGAAACTCGGCCGCCATCCGTGGCGTCCCGCGCACCTGCATTTCATGATCAAGGCGCCGGGCTACCAGACGCTTATCACCCATGTGTTCCGCGCAGGAGGCAGCTACCTGAACTCGGACGCCGTGTTCGGCGTGCGCTCCTCCCTCATCGCCGACTGGAAGCGCCACGAACCCGGCATCGCTCCCGACGGAACGCGCGTGGAGGTGCCTTTCTACACACTCGACTACGACTTCGTCCTGAACAAGGCACCGAAAGACTAG